The following coding sequences are from one Dermacentor silvarum isolate Dsil-2018 chromosome 4, BIME_Dsil_1.4, whole genome shotgun sequence window:
- the LOC119450070 gene encoding uncharacterized protein LOC119450070, which translates to MNEHATLYEYWRRLLMEEQQNEERNHLLMRKLDEIEQRTSLLSERSERLRQLRENFSELIRERYLSPEEMSYRYDYGQPSKASEYSPPEYIPDPILFGLSTPPWVPREGPLLLSRTQTPERWKPLPSPLEAPVPQAHRQTRAPSPHPATKEPLSSPERRPRYPDGETSEPWFNHFAKNSGGSLLEPSVYWMPDSAEFFRTTSALDRKPARSMATEEEDNRPHAATDVALSMKQQQQEQHQQHQQQQHQQQQQHQQHQQQQQHHHQQQMPSRMSHFSDYIPSNESPPAARRRLGPSTQPPDLGGVFINHTTEVLLSDAGATGKTRHHQEHRVADTKKVADSDTSGDSFHQGDTDEGRHDPKSIPTLRLRKPSRSHGGHAAASRSREGRDTGTPLKKQGSFKQSRREAAREATPASRGAQPHPAPRNAAMTRRPSNGGGAEPNNSTPSTSRTSKDAQEPERSTRRARQHARTVGHESQTDRNDVKPAARDASERSEATDAGRGKDSDWSVSCGEQQQLSDSRQDASRDAGKREDKDARVQDSKLQLPMEKDNSSRKSGTDRLMRSGSEGQLLELDSSGHRSERRSVPAALVESRHLAGHSEHMALPNADEQEVGHHQSAHRVQNSEEAPEKRPDKQKSKSHKQSRSLSSSSSSSSKSLPSDSPKEAPGGKGKGQSNDNSEDSFFDKDILPQDTTAYQFLLGNVKPTAPEKPSVVDQPSESSTDIENEIGSRSYDQPTQV; encoded by the exons ATGAACGAGCATGCGACGCTGTACGAGTACTGGCGTAGGCTGCTCATGGAGGAGCAGCAGAACGAGGAGCGCAACCACTTGCTCATGCGCAAGCTGGACGAGATCGAGCAACGCACCAGCCTGCTCAGCGAGCGCTCCGAGAGACTGCGACAGCTCAGG GAGAACTTTTCGGAGCTGATCCGGGAACGTTATCTGAGCCCCGAAGAAATGAGCTACAGATATGATTACGGCCAGCCTTCGAAG GCATCTGAGTACAGCCCTCCTGAGTACATCCCTGACCCGATTCTGTTCGGCTTGTCGACCCCGCCCTGGGTTCCTCGCGAAGGTCCTCTCCTCCTCTCGCGCACCCAGACACCCGAACGCTGGAAGCCGTTGCCTTCACCTCTGGAGGCCCCGGTGCCTCAGGCGCACCGCCAAACTCGCGCCCCATCACCACATCCGGCGACTAAGGAACCCCTCAGCAGCCCCGAAAGACGCCCACGATACCCTGACGGCGAgacgagtgagccgtggttcaacCACTTCGCCAAGAACAGCGGAGGGTCCTTACTGGAGCCTTCCGTATACTGGATGCCGGACAGTGCCGAGTTCTTTCGCACTACCAGCGCGCTAGACAGGAAACCCGCACGGTCAATGGCCACTGAGGAGGAAGACAACAGGCCACACGCTGCTACGGACGTGGCATTATCgatgaagcagcagcagcaagagcagcaccagcagcaccagcagcagcagcaccagcagcaacagcagcaccagcagcaccagcaacagcagcagcaccaccaccaGCAACAGATGCCCTCGCGCATGAGCCATTTCTCGGACTACATCCCGAGCAATGAGTCGCCACCCGCGGCGAGGAGGCGACTGGGCCCGTCAACCCAGCCACCGGACCTCGGAGGTGTCTTCATCAACCACACGACCGAAGTGCTTCTCTCAGACGCCGGGGCAACGGGTAAGACGCGTCATCATCAGGAGCACCGCGTAGCAGACACGAAGAAAGTGGCGGATAGCGACACGAGCGGTGACAGCTTCCACCAGGGAGACACCGACGAAGGGCGGCATGACCCGAAGTCCATACCCACTCTGCGTCTCCGTAAACCCAGCAGGAGCCACGGTGGGCATGCTGCAGCGAGCCGCTCTAGGGAAGGTCGCGACACTGGGACTCCCCTGAAGAAGCAGGGATCGTTCAAGCAGTCGAGAAGAGAGGCCGCTCGTGAAGCGACCCCGGCATCACGAGGAGCTCAGCCGCACCCTGCGCCGCGGAATGCCGCGATGACAAGGCGACCGTCCAACGGCGGTGGTGCGGAGCCCAACAATTCGACCCCCAGTACTTCGAGGACGTCGAAGGACGCGCAAGAGCCTGAGCGGTCAACCAGGAGGGCGAGACAACATGCCCGAACCGTGGGTCATGAGTCACAGACTGACCGGAATGATGTCAAACCAGCGGCACGCGACGCGTCGGAGAGAAGTGAGGCCACCGACGCGGGTCGCGGCAAGGACAGTGACTGGTCAGTGTCCTGCGGAGAACAGCAGCAACTGAGCGACAGCAGGCAGGATGCGTCGCGGGACGCTGGAAAGCGAGAGGACAAGGACGCGCGGGTTCAGGACTCGAAGCTTCAGCTGCCCATGGAGAAGGACAACTCCTCCCGGAAGTCGGGCACGGACAGGCTCATGAGGAGCGGAAGTGAAGGACAGCTTCTGGAGCTGGACTCGTCAGGACACCGCAGTGAGAGAAGAAGTGTGCCAGCTGCCCTGGTGGAGTCACGCCACTTGGCTGGCCACTCGGAACATATGGCTCTGCCGAACGCCGACGAGCAAGAGGTGGGCCACCACCAGTCCGCGCACAGGGTCCAGAATTCCGAAGAGGCACCGGAAAAGCGCCCGGATAAACAGAAGAGCAAGTCTCATAAGCAGTCCAGGAGCCTGAGCAGTTCGAGTAGTTCTAGCAGCAAAAGCTTGCCGTCTGACAGTCCCAAGGAGGCGCCAGGTG GCAAAGGGAAAGGCCAATCCAACGATAACAGCGAGGACAGCTTTTTCGACAAGGACATTCTACCGCAAG ATACCACTGCCTACCAATTTCTTCTTGGAAATGTGAAGCCAACTGCTCCGGAAAAACCATCCGTGGTGGACCAGCCCTCGGAGAGCAGCACTGACATTGAGAACGAAATCGGCAGCCGCAGTTATGACCAGCCAACCCAA GTATAA